In Theobroma cacao cultivar B97-61/B2 chromosome 7, Criollo_cocoa_genome_V2, whole genome shotgun sequence, the genomic window AGATACCTGCTAAGGAGATGGATATGCAGAGCCAGATCATAGATGAAGAACCTAGTACTCGTAATCGTTTACTCTCTTCTTCCCCTGTGAAGTATAAGGGTAAATTGTATGTTCCCATGAGTCGGCAGATAAAGGTTATTGACCAGGTTAAGCCTAAGCATATCATGTTCAGATCATTAAATTGTATGTTACCAAGTCGATTCTCGCATTCGAATTGCCTGGATTGGTACTTGGTAGAATCTTGTGGAGAACTTTGTGTTCTAGAAGTTACATGGGGAGGTGTAAATGCCAGTCAGGTCTTAGACATTGAGATTTCCAGGTTGGATTTTAGGACAATGGAATGGAGTCAGGTGAGAAGTGCAAAAGATCGAGGGTTTTTCTTTAGTAAAACCGCAGTCTATGCCATTTCCTGTCCCGTTAATGAGTCAGGGATTGAAGGGGGTTTCGTACATTTTACAGTGGGCACAGATAGATGCTTGTACTCCTTTAACATTGAAGATAAAAGCATCTCAGTTTCTCTTCCTTGGGTGCATCTCCCCAAGTCATGGTCTACACCCTTCTGGGTCATGCCTGATTCAAGGTAAAGACCTCAACATATATATCCTATGATATGATTTTACGATTTCTTTCGTGGTTATTACTAATTAGTCATGTTTTGATTGACAGTTTGTTGTTCCATAATCGAAAACCAGAAGGCAGCCAAATACTGAGTAAAGaagtaaatcaaaaggaaGACAGGGAAGACAAACAGATCCTGAAGTTTTCGCCAGACAAAAGTGAAGCAGAAGTAAGAAACCTCTGTGATCTTCCATTAGAAATTATAGCATTGATTGCAAATAATCTTTACTTAGTTGATTACATCAATTTCCGTCTAGTCTGCAAGACTTTTCGACTAGTAGCCCCTCGTGTTCAGTGGAGAGAAACttcacataaattaaactcCCATTCTCTCTCACCATGGTTGATGTTTGCTCAAGGTAATAGTAGGACTCTCCACAATTTCATCGATCCCAAGTTTGGTGATAGGTATTTGATGAACATTCCTGAGTCTATAATAGATTTCGACATCCGTTGTTCTAAAGAAGGATGGTTGCTGATGTCGTCGAGAGATGAGGGTGGCTCTATGTGCTTTTATCATCCTTTTACAAAGAAACTGATCTCAGTTCCACCACTAGTTGTTAATTTAGAACGATGTCACAGCTTTGGTTTTACCTCTTTGCCAACTTCACCACGCTGTCTAATCGTGGGGATTTCATCGTCTTCAatcttttactttaatttttcgGAGGATGAAGGATGGTTTCAATTTGAACGTGGTGATGTTCCGACTACTTTCATTCCAAATCATACTAATCCAGTTTTATTCGAAGGAGCCTTTTATTTCCTTGGACAGCAAGGAAATCTAGGAATTTCTTCATTCGACACTCTATATGATCATCACATGGTTGATTGGCATGTTCATGAAAAGCCCGGAAAACCTTGCAAGTCTTTCGATCAGAACTACTTATTGGAATGCGATGGAAAGCTTTGTTCAGTGTTTGTTGATAACTTGGGGGAAAGAGTTCAAGTTTTTGAGTTCGATTACCCTTCCATGGCTTGGCGCAAAGTAAGAGATCTAGGGAATTACATGTTCTTTGTGAGTCCTCCATCATCCTTTTCCATGGTGGCCAAGACCCCCGGTatggaaaacaaaatttactTCCCCAAAATTAAGGGAGAAGAAATTGTTTACCATTGTCTTAGAACAGCCAAGTTTCGGACTTTTGGAAGCAAGCAATTTGCAGCCAATTTCTACAACACAACCGAGTACTCGTTCTCTGCCTGGATCCAACAAAGATGGCTGTAGTCTTCTGAATTATTTTCTGGTATTTCTTCAACATATGATCTTATCTATTTCTCTTAAGGTTTAAACTTGGGTtacttgcttttttttttctttattgttaattttttattgtaatttttatcTTGTTCGGTATTGTATttactatcaaaatttaaCGATTACAATACAAAATACAAATTTGACGATAATGTTAAACGAATTTTAGAATCCTTTGTTGATTgacaaattacaaaattttacgTCAAGAAAAGTTTCTGTTTTCTACTAGCAACATCATTAATTCTTGTGTTACAATTAAAATTGGGACAAACAAAGGCTTTGTGATCTGCTTAATTCAAAAATGgttcttaattttttgttaattaattacaattaaTCATGCCTGTTCATCAAGGGTTAAGgctaattaaaatagatttaatTTAACAATTACAGATGAATATAATTCGAAATTTTTTACcttaagatatttttttatataaaaaaatattaaaaatgtaaaaaaattatcttataataatatatctaGTTcaattattgaatattttaatttttatttatattttctagACCTATGGATGGGCCTGGGATAAGCCTGCCCAAGCCCAGCCCATCAGCAATTTAATTTTaggtaaaaataataaaatattattaaaattttaaaccgccgccaaaccaaaaataataGCGCGGGAACATCTTTCATTTCTCTCTCCctccctctctttctttctctcaatGGCCAACTTCGAAGCTCCGTCTTTCTCTCTAGGGCTCGACCTCGACCCCGACACGGAGCCCCGGTCACCGACCGGGAATCACCCCGGACTCATCTTAGCCCCGGATTCTTCGGCGAGCTTCGATGCCACCGAAGACGGTGATGACGAGTTCGGGCCTGAACAGGAAGTCAAGGACTCGGATCCGGATACCCCACCGGAGCCTCCTCGGGTGTTAAAGCGGTTGCGTCGGGCCGGCGATAAATCTTCGGCGACGAAGAAAGAATCAGAGAAGCCGTTGGTTTGGAATGATGGGGATGATGAGATTGAAGAGTTCTGTTCTTCACAGGAAAAAAATGGTACCTTTTTTTCCTCCCTTTATTTGGCTGATCTTGGTGATCTATTCATTTATTAGAAGTgggttttcctttttctctcatGTTTGAAGCTAGATTTTCTGGGTTcaaatttgtttcaaatttattatgtAATCTATGTTGGGAAATTTGAGGTCAAAGAGAGCTTAAATTTGGAAGGGGAAGTGTAAATTTTTAGCTCCTGGGAATAAAAGGGATGTAATTGAAAACTCAAAGatagaggaaaaagaaagtttcCTGAACAACTTATGAgaatcaaaaagaaagaatgaaacgTTTTGCTCAATTGGAATGGGATTTTAGTTATAGTAATTTTGGTGATATTCTGAGATTTTTTATGATGGATTGATTGTTAAAAGAAATTGGGTTCGGCTTTTCTAGAAATGAATTAGAGAGCGCAAGGATATGAAGTTCTTTTTTTGTCAGTTTAACAAAGTTTTGATCAACTTTTCCATGAAGTTGGCTGTGAAATGCATATGAAGTTGTATTTTACGCTTGAGGTGTTTATGTTGGCAATCTATGGATACGCATATTAGAATATGTGCGAAAGAGCATTTCAGTTGGAGTATTATTAGCTAAGTTGATCTAATTTTGATCACAATGTTAGCAACCTGAACTTGGGTCATCTGATAATGGTTAAGCTATGGCTTTAACTAGAATGGATATCTTAGACGTGTATATATGACTGCAGTCAGGTTATATTGAAGCATATATTCACTATTTGTTTTGGGTTAAAATCCTTTGTTTGTGAATCAATAGCTTGTGCACTTGTTCCCTGCTTTATACTCTGGATTGATGCTGACTTTATAAAGTATATCTTTATTAGCAGATGTGGATTCATCAACACAAAACCATTCTGTATGTGGCAGTTCCAAGATTTCATTGAAGGGACTTGGGGTTTTGACCACTCAATCATCAGGCCAGTGTAGTTCAAGGAAAAAGGAACAAGTTTCAGATGCCCCAGCTACTGCAAGTTTAGAGGCCAGACATGGTGGGTTGATATTTCCGAAGTTAACTATCAGTCCTCTTCGAAGATTCAAGTTACTTGACTCTGATTCTGATGGCTCTGAAGGTCCTTCTGACTGTGACGATACAAGCAAAGGAGCTTGTAAAATTGATCCACCGTCAAAGGAACAACAATCTACAATCagtaataaaaagagaaaggcaTCAGTTGTTACACCTCAAAATGAGGATTTATGGAAAGATTTCACTCCAATTAATACTTCTCATATTCCAACACCTGCTTTTGATGAGGTCtttaaagaatattttcaaTCTGTCAAGGATACGAATGCAGCTCAGAAGCTTGAGAACCAAAAGTTTGAGGAACTCTTGAATTTGGATGACCCCCTGCCTCCGGCACATTGTTACTTTTTCCATGATGATCCAAGAATCCAGAAATTAGTCCGCAGTCGCTTACCCTTCTTCTCCCCATTGCACATGGTCAAGAACGGAGGAAATCAACAACATAATGTGTCGGTTATTGATTACATGTAAGTAACTTTAAAACCTATCCGTTTTTCTGTATTTTATACCCATTGCTTTATACTCCTGTATTCAACTTCATTCTGTTCATTCTGCACTTAAGTGCTTAATGTGGCTGCAGGAGTCAATTCAGCAATGGAGAATCTTCTAAACAGAGAGGATCTCAAAAAGGTGGTGGCAAGAAATGTTCAACGagtagaagaaaaaaatcaaaaaattcaaaggctGAAGAAACTGCTTCTGAAGGCTGGGTAGATCTGAAAAGCAGTGCAGCTATTCCAAAGAATGCTGGGAAGAGAAGGGTTCATGCTAGTGATCAACCTGCTGGTCACTGGTACACATCTCCAGAGGGAAGGAAGGTATGTTAAAAATGTTGCAGTTTGCATTTGCATTGCACTTTTTCTTGCACTTCGAT contains:
- the LOC18593519 gene encoding uncharacterized protein LOC18593519 isoform X3 codes for the protein MANFEAPSFSLGLDLDPDTEPRSPTGNHPGLILAPDSSASFDATEDGDDEFGPEQEVKDSDPDTPPEPPRVLKRLRRAGDKSSATKKESEKPLVWNDGDDEIEEFCSSQEKNADVDSSTQNHSVCGSSKISLKGLGVLTTQSSGQCSSRKKEQVSDAPATASLEARHGGLIFPKLTISPLRRFKLLDSDSDGSEGPSDCDDTSKGACKIDPPSKEQQSTISNKKRKASVVTPQNEDLWKDFTPINTSHIPTPAFDEVFKEYFQSVKDTNAAQKLENQKFEELLNLDDPLPPAHCYFFHDDPRIQKLVRSRLPFFSPLHMVKNGGNQQHNVSVIDYMSQFSNGESSKQRGSQKGGGKKCSTSRRKKSKNSKAEETASEGWVDLKSSAAIPKNAGKRRVHASDQPAGHWYTSPEGRKVYVSRSGQELSGQMAYRHYRKKQCHWLRPIETLMI
- the LOC18593519 gene encoding uncharacterized protein LOC18593519 isoform X1; translation: MANFEAPSFSLGLDLDPDTEPRSPTGNHPGLILAPDSSASFDATEDGDDEFGPEQEVKDSDPDTPPEPPRVLKRLRRAGDKSSATKKESEKPLVWNDGDDEIEEFCSSQEKNADVDSSTQNHSVCGSSKISLKGLGVLTTQSSGQCSSRKKEQVSDAPATASLEARHGGLIFPKLTISPLRRFKLLDSDSDGSEGPSDCDDTSKGACKIDPPSKEQQSTISNKKRKASVVTPQNEDLWKDFTPINTSHIPTPAFDEVFKEYFQSVKDTNAAQKLENQKFEELLNLDDPLPPAHCYFFHDDPRIQKLVRSRLPFFSPLHMVKNGGNQQHNVSVIDYMSQFSNGESSKQRGSQKGGGKKCSTSRRKKSKNSKAEETASEGWVDLKSSAAIPKNAGKRRVHASDQPAGHWYTSPEGRKVYVSRSGQELSGQMAYRHYRKESGAGFRKSKKKRNAKKKK
- the LOC18593519 gene encoding uncharacterized protein LOC18593519 isoform X2; amino-acid sequence: MANFEAPSFSLGLDLDPDTEPRSPTGNHPGLILAPDSSASFDATEDGDDEFGPEQEVKDSDPDTPPEPPRVLKRLRRAGDKSSATKKESEKPLVWNDGDDEIEEFCSSQEKNDVDSSTQNHSVCGSSKISLKGLGVLTTQSSGQCSSRKKEQVSDAPATASLEARHGGLIFPKLTISPLRRFKLLDSDSDGSEGPSDCDDTSKGACKIDPPSKEQQSTISNKKRKASVVTPQNEDLWKDFTPINTSHIPTPAFDEVFKEYFQSVKDTNAAQKLENQKFEELLNLDDPLPPAHCYFFHDDPRIQKLVRSRLPFFSPLHMVKNGGNQQHNVSVIDYMSQFSNGESSKQRGSQKGGGKKCSTSRRKKSKNSKAEETASEGWVDLKSSAAIPKNAGKRRVHASDQPAGHWYTSPEGRKVYVSRSGQELSGQMAYRHYRKESGAGFRKSKKKRNAKKKK